The following are encoded together in the Calditrichota bacterium genome:
- a CDS encoding triose-phosphate isomerase, translating to MRRKIIAGNWKMYKTVSEAKELAKALKVRLVNEVKKLDVVVIPPFTDLLAVAEILRESGISWGAQNLHWEPKGAFTGEVSGEMIKSTGASYVIIGHSERRQYFGETDETVNRRLKAALQAGLTPIVCIGETLAQRQANQTLQVLESQLRGALQGFSAEQLSGVVIAYEPVWAIGTGVNATPEQAQEAHQFVRRLIADLAGDGCAAAMRIQYGGSVKPDNARSLLSLPDVDGALVGGASLEADSFAAIVKAAAEVQVAR from the coding sequence ATGCGCCGCAAGATCATAGCAGGCAACTGGAAGATGTACAAGACCGTGAGCGAGGCTAAGGAGTTGGCCAAAGCGCTCAAGGTCCGCTTGGTGAACGAGGTAAAGAAGCTGGATGTGGTAGTTATTCCGCCGTTCACCGATCTGTTGGCAGTTGCCGAGATCTTGCGTGAGAGCGGCATCTCGTGGGGGGCGCAGAATCTGCACTGGGAACCGAAGGGTGCTTTTACCGGCGAGGTTTCGGGCGAGATGATCAAGTCGACAGGCGCTTCGTATGTGATCATCGGCCATTCCGAACGGCGGCAATACTTCGGGGAAACCGACGAGACGGTCAACCGGCGGCTGAAGGCGGCGCTCCAGGCGGGCCTGACGCCGATTGTCTGCATAGGCGAGACACTTGCGCAGCGGCAGGCGAATCAGACCTTGCAGGTCCTGGAGAGTCAGCTTCGCGGCGCGCTCCAGGGCTTCTCCGCTGAGCAGCTCAGCGGCGTGGTGATTGCCTACGAGCCTGTCTGGGCCATCGGCACCGGGGTGAACGCGACTCCAGAACAAGCGCAAGAGGCGCACCAGTTCGTGCGCCGCCTTATTGCGGACTTGGCTGGCGATGGATGCGCAGCGGCCATGCGCATCCAGTACGGCGGCAGCGTAAAGCCTGACAACGCGCGTTCTCTACTCTCGCTCCCGGATGTCGATGGCGCCTTGGTCGGGGGCGCGAGCCTGGAGGCAGACTCCTTTGCGGCGATTGTCAAGGCGGCAGCCGAGGTCCAGGTAGCGAGGTAG
- the secG gene encoding preprotein translocase subunit SecG: protein MLYTFLLFIHVLVCIFMTIAILLQSSKGGGLAGAFGGGGTVGAMFGGRGAAPLLSKITIGLGAAFMVLSMTLGLMTRGVMPREKSVVEEERARRQSTPASVLPVVPSEQTGGEAVPESPQP from the coding sequence GTGCTCTATACCTTTCTGTTGTTCATCCATGTGTTGGTCTGCATTTTCATGACGATTGCAATTCTCTTGCAGTCGAGCAAGGGAGGCGGATTGGCTGGGGCCTTCGGTGGGGGCGGTACGGTGGGCGCCATGTTTGGTGGCCGCGGTGCAGCTCCGCTTCTTAGCAAAATCACCATCGGCTTAGGTGCTGCATTCATGGTGTTGTCAATGACCCTCGGTCTGATGACGCGCGGCGTGATGCCTCGCGAGAAGAGCGTGGTGGAAGAAGAGCGCGCCAGGCGACAGTCGACACCTGCCTCAGTGCTGCCGGTGGTACCCTCGGAGCAAACGGGCGGAGAGGCAGTCCCAGAAAGCCCGCAGCCGTAG
- the gap gene encoding type I glyceraldehyde-3-phosphate dehydrogenase — MAAKVAINGFGRIGRLVFRILEQDKAFEVVHINDITDAPTLAHLLKYDSVHGRFKGTVKAEGNAIVVNGKAYEVSAETDPAKLPWKAKQVDIVVEATGVFRKREQVAKHLAAGAKKVVVTVPAKDEIDATIVVGVNDHMLKPEHTIVSNASCTTNCLAPIVKVLNDSFGVVKGFMTTVHAYTNDQRILDLPHKDLRRARAAAASIIPTTTGAARTVGKVIPELKGKLDGLALRVPVADGSIVDFVAELKVAVTAEEINAAMKKAAEGPMKGIIEYTEDPIVSCDIIGSSASAIFDAESTNVMAEDASGKGKFVKVLAWYDNEWGYSCRVVDLMKKMI, encoded by the coding sequence ATGGCAGCCAAAGTTGCAATCAACGGTTTTGGGCGGATTGGAAGACTCGTATTTCGCATTTTGGAGCAAGACAAGGCGTTCGAAGTGGTGCACATCAATGACATCACGGACGCGCCGACTCTTGCACATCTACTTAAGTACGACTCCGTGCATGGTCGTTTCAAGGGCACGGTGAAGGCAGAAGGTAATGCCATAGTGGTCAACGGCAAGGCTTACGAGGTGAGCGCCGAGACCGACCCGGCAAAGCTTCCCTGGAAGGCCAAGCAGGTGGACATCGTGGTCGAGGCAACCGGCGTGTTCCGCAAGCGGGAACAGGTGGCAAAGCACCTGGCCGCTGGCGCCAAGAAGGTGGTCGTCACCGTCCCCGCGAAGGACGAGATCGACGCTACCATCGTCGTAGGGGTGAACGATCACATGCTGAAGCCGGAGCATACGATTGTCTCCAATGCCTCCTGCACCACGAATTGCCTGGCACCCATTGTGAAGGTGCTGAACGACTCGTTCGGTGTGGTCAAAGGCTTCATGACGACGGTGCACGCTTATACGAATGACCAGCGCATCCTCGACCTGCCGCACAAGGACCTGCGCAGGGCACGTGCCGCTGCTGCCTCTATCATCCCAACCACGACTGGCGCGGCCAGGACCGTGGGCAAGGTGATTCCTGAGCTGAAAGGCAAGCTGGATGGGTTGGCGTTGCGCGTTCCGGTCGCCGATGGTTCTATCGTCGATTTCGTTGCCGAGTTGAAAGTGGCCGTTACTGCCGAAGAGATCAACGCGGCCATGAAGAAGGCCGCCGAAGGCCCAATGAAGGGGATCATCGAGTACACCGAAGACCCCATCGTCTCCTGCGACATCATCGGTTCCAGCGCCTCGGCGATTTTCGATGCCGAGTCGACCAATGTCATGGCCGAAGACGCCTCCGGCAAGGGCAAGTTCGTGAAGGTCCTGGCGTGGTACGACAACGAATGGGGTTATTCTTGCCGTGTTGTCGACTTGATGAAGAAGATGATTTAG